From a single Populus trichocarpa isolate Nisqually-1 chromosome 17, P.trichocarpa_v4.1, whole genome shotgun sequence genomic region:
- the LOC18106590 gene encoding potassium channel SKOR isoform X1: MDGHGNHRERNKKEDSDDDGEEEYEVEDLKDRIKSSRGSRFNLIEKEFGLVNNNGSSSMTSWRRKLSRESVINGIRYVSSGFVIHPDNRWYRAWTKFILLWAVYSSFFTPMEFGFFRGLPENLFILDIVGQVAFLLDIILQFFIAYRDSQTYRTVYKRTPIALRYLKSHFIIDLLACLPWDIIYKACGHREEVRYLLWIRLSRVRKVTDFFQKMEKDIRINYLFTRIVKLIVVELYCTHTAACIFYHLATTLPSSQEGYTWIGSLKMGDYSYTSFREIDIWKRYTTSLYFAVITMATVGYGDIHAVNLREMIFVMIYVSFDMILGAYLIGNMTALIVKGSKTEKFRDKMTDLIKYMNRNRLGKDIRNQIKGHVRLQYESSYTEASALQDLPISIRAKVSQTLYTEYIEKVPLLKGCSAEFINQIVIRLHEEFFLPGEVIMEQGNVVDQLYFVCHGVLEEVGIGQDGSEETVKLLPPNSSFGEISILCNIPQPYTVRVCELCRLLRIDKQSFSNILEIYFYDGRKILDNLLEGKESNLRDKQLESDITFHIGKQEAELALRVNSAAYHGDLYQLKGFIRAGADPNRTDYDGRSPLHLAASRGYEDITLFLIQEGVDINIKDKFGNTPLLEAIKNGHDRVESLLFKQGAILNIDDAGSVLCRAVARGDSDFLKRILSNGIDPNSKDYDHRTPLHVAASEGLYLMAKLLIEAGASVFSKDRWGNTPLDEGRMCGSKKLIKLLEEAKSSQKLEFHYGTHETTEKVLPKKCTIFPFHPWAEEQRRPGVVLWVPNTMEELVKAASEQLQFPDGSCILSEDAGKILDVNMIDGGQKLYLTSDQTHYLS; encoded by the exons ATGGATGGTCATGGCAATCAcagagagagaaacaagaaagaGGATTCGGACGATGATGGAGAAGAGGAATATGAAGTGGAAGATTTGAAAGACAGGATAAAATCTTCAAGAGGGAGTCGATTTAATTTGATAGAGAAGGAGTTTGGACTCGTTAATAATAATGGGTCGTCGTCGATGACAAGTTGGAGGAGAAAACTGAGTCGTGAATCGGTCATTAATGGTATTCGTTATGTCTCCTCAGGTTTCGTTATCCATCCTGATAATAG GTGGTATCGAGCATGGACAAAATTCATTCTATTATGGGCAGTCTACTCTTCCTTCTTTACACCAATGGAGTTTGGTTTCTTCAGAGGATTACCTGAGAACCTCTTCATATTGGACATTGTTGGACAGGTTGCTTTCCTTCTTGATATCATCTTACAATTCTTCATTGCCTACAGAGATAGTCAGACTTATCGTACGGTCTATAAGCGCACTCCTATTGCTCTTCG gtatttgaaatctcattttatcattgatttgcttgcttgcttgcctTGGGACATCATCTACAAG GCTTGTGGACATAGAGAAGAAGTGAGGTATCTCTTATGGATTAGGCTAAGTAGGGTGCGGAAAGTAActgattttttccaaaagatGGAGAAGGATATACGAATAAATTACCTTTTTACAAGGATTGTAAAGCTTATAGTAGTAGAACTCTATTGCACGCACACGGCGGCCtgcattttttatcatttggcTACTACTCTTCCATCTTCTCAAGAAGGGTATACTTGGATTGGAAGTTTGAAAATGGGTGATTATAGCTATACAAGCTTCAGGGAGATTGATATCTGGAAGCGGTACACAACATCTCTATATTTTGCCGTCATCACTATGGCAACTGTTG GTTATGGAGATATACATGCTGTTAACTTGAGGGAAATGATATTTGTAATGATCTATGTGTCCTTCGACATGATTCTCGGTGCTTATTTGATCGGAAATATGACAGCATTAATAGTAAAAGGTTCGAAGACAGAAAAGTTCAGGGATAAAATGACAGATCTCATCAAATATATGAATAGAAATAGACTTGGAAAGGACATCCGAAATCAGATCAAAGGCCATGTTCGCTTACAGTATGAGAGTAGCTACACTGAGGCTTCTGCTCTGCAGGATCTCCCCATCTCTATTCGTGCAAAG GTTTCCCAAACTTTGTACACAGAATATATCGAAAAGGTTCCCTTACTTAAGGGTTGCTCTGCagaatttattaatcaaatt GTCATCAGGCTTCACGAGGAGTTTTTTCTCCCTGGAGAAGTAATTATGGAGCAGGGAAATGTGGTAGATCAACTTTACTTTGTCTGTCATGGTGTGCTG GAAGAGGTTGGGATAGGGCAGGATGGATCAGAAGAAACTGTCAAACTCTTGCCACCTAACAGCTCATTTGGAGAAATTTCTATCCTTTGCAACATCCCCCAGCCTTATACTGTTAGAGTTTGTGAATTATGTCGGCTTCTACGGATCGATAAACAATCTTTCTCGAACATACTTGAAATTTACTTTTACGATGGACGCAAAATTTTGGACAACCTTTTAGAG GGGAAAGAATCTAATCTTCGAGATAAGCAATTGGAATCAGATATTACATTTCATATTGGAAAGCAAGAAGCTGAACTTGCTTTGAGGGTTAATAGTGCAGCTTATCATGGAGACCTTTATCAGCTGAAGGGCTTCATCCGAGCAGGAGCTGATCCCAATAGAACAGATTATGATGGAAGATCACCCTTG CATCTTGCAGCATCTAGAGGTTATGAAGATATCACACTTTTCCTTATTCAAGAAGGAGTTGACATTAACATCAAAG ATAAATTTGGAAACACCCCCTTGTTGGAAGCTATAAAGAATGGACATGATCGAGTTGAGTCTTTACTTTTTAAACAAGGGGCTATCTTGAACATAGATGATGCTGGTAGTGTTCTGTGTAGAGCTGTTGCAAGAGGGGATTCagattttcttaaaagaatttTGTCCAATGGAATTGATCCAAACTCTAAAGACTACGATCATCGAACTCCACTTCATGTAGCTGCTTCAGAAGGATTATATTTGATGGCAAAGCTGCTGATAGAAGCTGGAGCTAGTGTTTTCTCAAAGGACAG ATGGGGCAACACTCCACTTGACGAGGGCCGGATGTGTGGGAGCAAGAAATTGATCAAGCTGCTAGAAGAAGCAAAATCTTCTCAGAAATTGGAATTCCATTATGGCACCCATGAGACCACAG AAAAAGTACTCCCAAAGAAATGTACAATTTTCCCTTTCCATCCATGGGCAGAAGAACAGAGAAGACCTGGAGTGGTGTTATGGGTCCCAAACACCATGGAAGAGCTTGTAAAAGCAGCATCAGAGCAGCTACAGTTTCCTGATGGTTCTTGTATATTGTCAGAAGATGCAGGTAAAATTCTTGATGTAAACATGATTGATGGTGGCCAGAAGTTGTATCTAACTAGTGATCAAACACATTACTTATCTTGA
- the LOC18106590 gene encoding potassium channel SKOR isoform X2, with the protein MDGHGNHRERNKKEDSDDDGEEEYEVEDLKDRIKSSRGSRFNLIEKEFGLVNNNGSSSMTSWRRKLSRESVINGIRYVSSGFVIHPDNRWYRAWTKFILLWAVYSSFFTPMEFGFFRGLPENLFILDIVGQVAFLLDIILQFFIAYRDSQTYRTVYKRTPIALRYLKSHFIIDLLACLPWDIIYKACGHREEVRYLLWIRLSRVRKVTDFFQKMEKDIRINYLFTRIVKLIVVELYCTHTAACIFYHLATTLPSSQEGYTWIGSLKMGDYSYTSFREIDIWKRYTTSLYFAVITMATVGYGDIHAVNLREMIFVMIYVSFDMILGAYLIGNMTALIVKGSKTEKFRDKMTDLIKYMNRNRLGKDIRNQIKGHVRLQYESSYTEASALQDLPISIRAKVSQTLYTEYIEKVPLLKGCSAEFINQIVIRLHEEFFLPGEVIMEQGNVVDQLYFVCHGVLEEVGIGQDGSEETVKLLPPNSSFGEISILCNIPQPYTVRVCELCRLLRIDKQSFSNILEIYFYDGRKILDNLLEGKESNLRDKQLESDITFHIGKQEAELALRVNSAAYHGDLYQLKGFIRAGADPNRTDYDGRSPLVWETLINILQHLEVMKISHFSLFKKELTLTSKINLETPPCWKL; encoded by the exons ATGGATGGTCATGGCAATCAcagagagagaaacaagaaagaGGATTCGGACGATGATGGAGAAGAGGAATATGAAGTGGAAGATTTGAAAGACAGGATAAAATCTTCAAGAGGGAGTCGATTTAATTTGATAGAGAAGGAGTTTGGACTCGTTAATAATAATGGGTCGTCGTCGATGACAAGTTGGAGGAGAAAACTGAGTCGTGAATCGGTCATTAATGGTATTCGTTATGTCTCCTCAGGTTTCGTTATCCATCCTGATAATAG GTGGTATCGAGCATGGACAAAATTCATTCTATTATGGGCAGTCTACTCTTCCTTCTTTACACCAATGGAGTTTGGTTTCTTCAGAGGATTACCTGAGAACCTCTTCATATTGGACATTGTTGGACAGGTTGCTTTCCTTCTTGATATCATCTTACAATTCTTCATTGCCTACAGAGATAGTCAGACTTATCGTACGGTCTATAAGCGCACTCCTATTGCTCTTCG gtatttgaaatctcattttatcattgatttgcttgcttgcttgcctTGGGACATCATCTACAAG GCTTGTGGACATAGAGAAGAAGTGAGGTATCTCTTATGGATTAGGCTAAGTAGGGTGCGGAAAGTAActgattttttccaaaagatGGAGAAGGATATACGAATAAATTACCTTTTTACAAGGATTGTAAAGCTTATAGTAGTAGAACTCTATTGCACGCACACGGCGGCCtgcattttttatcatttggcTACTACTCTTCCATCTTCTCAAGAAGGGTATACTTGGATTGGAAGTTTGAAAATGGGTGATTATAGCTATACAAGCTTCAGGGAGATTGATATCTGGAAGCGGTACACAACATCTCTATATTTTGCCGTCATCACTATGGCAACTGTTG GTTATGGAGATATACATGCTGTTAACTTGAGGGAAATGATATTTGTAATGATCTATGTGTCCTTCGACATGATTCTCGGTGCTTATTTGATCGGAAATATGACAGCATTAATAGTAAAAGGTTCGAAGACAGAAAAGTTCAGGGATAAAATGACAGATCTCATCAAATATATGAATAGAAATAGACTTGGAAAGGACATCCGAAATCAGATCAAAGGCCATGTTCGCTTACAGTATGAGAGTAGCTACACTGAGGCTTCTGCTCTGCAGGATCTCCCCATCTCTATTCGTGCAAAG GTTTCCCAAACTTTGTACACAGAATATATCGAAAAGGTTCCCTTACTTAAGGGTTGCTCTGCagaatttattaatcaaatt GTCATCAGGCTTCACGAGGAGTTTTTTCTCCCTGGAGAAGTAATTATGGAGCAGGGAAATGTGGTAGATCAACTTTACTTTGTCTGTCATGGTGTGCTG GAAGAGGTTGGGATAGGGCAGGATGGATCAGAAGAAACTGTCAAACTCTTGCCACCTAACAGCTCATTTGGAGAAATTTCTATCCTTTGCAACATCCCCCAGCCTTATACTGTTAGAGTTTGTGAATTATGTCGGCTTCTACGGATCGATAAACAATCTTTCTCGAACATACTTGAAATTTACTTTTACGATGGACGCAAAATTTTGGACAACCTTTTAGAG GGGAAAGAATCTAATCTTCGAGATAAGCAATTGGAATCAGATATTACATTTCATATTGGAAAGCAAGAAGCTGAACTTGCTTTGAGGGTTAATAGTGCAGCTTATCATGGAGACCTTTATCAGCTGAAGGGCTTCATCCGAGCAGGAGCTGATCCCAATAGAACAGATTATGATGGAAGATCACCCTTGGTATGGGAAACGCTGATCAA CATCTTGCAGCATCTAGAGGTTATGAAGATATCACACTTTTCCTTATTCAAGAAGGAGTTGACATTAACATCAAAG ATAAATTTGGAAACACCCCCTTGTTGGAAGCTATAA